AATAATCCTGTCCTAAAATCGGATGAGAAAAAGGCGGAATAGTTTCTTTCACCTTTTTTTCAGCTGAAAACCAATGCCTTTTTCTGTTGAATGGATACGTCGGAAGCTGTATTTTGTGAGGAATTTTGTCCTTATAAAGCTTTAACCAATCGATTTTTGTTCCATTTACCCAAGATTGAGCCGTTTTTTTTAACTCAGAAATATTTAAATCTGAAAATAAAAGATCTGCTGTATGAAATTCATCAGTAGAGTTTTTCTCTTGTGACGGTTTGACAATATAATCGCTCACTTCATTCCTTAAAAAACATTTTAACTGCCATTTCAATTCATGACTATTTTCCGCAAGAAATACCGCTTTTTCATGCATAGACTCCCTTCCAACTTGCAACGTATAAGCAATGCTAAGAAAATTGGTGTCCGGATGATGATTCAAATAATGGAGAAGATCCTTAGCTCTTTGCTGTAACCTTTCTTTATTCTGAGCAGATAGCGGGATCATCATTTTTCCGGTATGAGCCTGCTGTGACCTTTCTTTTTTACGATATTCTTCTAATATAATGTGAGCATTTACACCACTAAAACCAAAACTGCTGATTCCGGCAATTCTAGGACGGTTATCTGAAGTTGTCCAGATTTCTGTTTCTTTTTGTAGATGAAAAGGGCTTCCTTCAAGTCTCAGATAAGGATTGGGTTCTGAAAGCAGAGGATTTCCCGGCAAAATTTTATGCTTCATCGCCAATAAAACCTTGATGATTCCTGCCATTCCTGATGCAGATTCCAGATGCCCAACATTAGCTTTTACACTTCCGATGCTGCATGTATTTTCTGAAATTTCTAAACCTCGTTCTTTATACAACCTGCTGAATGCCATTTTTAACCCTTCCGTTTCAATAGGATCCCCCAGAGAAGTGCCTGTTCCGTGGGTTTCGATGTAAGAAACATTAGAAGGATCAACTCCGGCTGATTGATAAGCTTCCAATAAAAGCTCCGCCTGTGCAAGAGGATTGGGGGATGTCACCGTGTTGGCTCTTCCTCCATGATTTTCAGCTGTTCCGCGGATGATCGCATAAATATGATCTCCGTCTTTTTCGGCATCCTTCAGTCTTTTCAAAATCACCGCTCCTACGCCTTCTGAACGGACATACCCATTGGCTGAGGCATCAAATGGTTTACAGTTACCGTCTTTACTTAACATATTGGCATTACTAATATATAAGCTGGTTTCGGGAGATAATATCGCATTTACCCCTCCTGCAATCGCCATTTTACAACGTCCCGAATAGATATGTTCAACTGCTCTGTGAATAGCAACGAGCGAACTGGAACACGCTGTATCAATAGGTTCGCTGGGACCGTGAAGATCCAGAAGATAAGAAACCCTATTCGCCAATATAGAATGAACTGTTCCACTCGGAATTAATCCCTGAAGATAAAGGTCTTCATTTTCCTGTAACAACATTTCATAATCGTTCGTCCATGTTCCCACAAAAACACCTGTATCACTACCTTTTAAGTCTGAATAGGCAATTCCTCCATCTTCTAAAGCGGTGTAGACTGCTTCCATAAAAATTCTCTGTTGAGGATCCATCAAAGCCGCTTCAGCAGGAGATATTCCAAAGAATAATGCATCAAATTTATCGATGTCCGAGATAAAGCCCCCCCATTTCACTTTTGTTTTAGAAGAATCTACAGCAGGATCTCCATAAAATGATCTCCAATCCCATCTGTCTGCGGGAATTTCAGAAATCATGTTTTGATTATCATACAATTTCTGCCAGAAATCATCAAGATTATCACAGCCAGGGAAACGTCCTGAGATCCCGACGATTGCTACGGTATTGTCATCCTCATCATCGAAATCCGCAGATATTTCAGGTGTATCAAGATTTGTATTTTCCGGAATTTGTATTTCTGAATGATGACTATGATCTATATTTTTAACGTACTTTTTCTCAAGTTGATCGGTATGATTCTCTTCAAGGAAATCCACCAATTCGTTAATGCTTGAGTAACTGTAAAACAACGCCGGCGTAAGATGAATATCATAATATGCATTAAGATCGCCGGAAAGCTTTACCAACGTAGCGGAATCAAAACCGTAACTCATAAAATCCTGATCTGCCTGAATAGTAGAAATATCAAACTTTACAATATCCGCAGCAAAAACTCTCACCTGTTGGGTAACAAGCTCTCTTATATTTTTATTTTCGGGAATGATTTGTCTTTCCTGTCCGTTCGAAAAATTATTTTTCACTACACTGACAGGTTTTTCTGAATTCGTCTGTTTCACTTTAGCGAAAATAACACCGTCTAATTCGCTGATTATATTTCCTTCATTACCGATTAATCTGATGGTAAAATTTTCTGATTTCCCACTAGAATTTTGATTTTCCACTTTAATATGACAGTAAAAACTTTCGGGAATTTCATCGTAGAAAATTGCTTTTTCCAACCGGAAAGGAAGAATCAGCTCGTCGCCACCGTTATGTAAGAACAATCCGACACAGCATTGCAATGCAGAATCCAGCGCCCCAATTGTCCAGCGTATTTCTTTTGATTTCGCCAAATGGATAACAGCCAGCGCCTCTCTATTTTTCAGATATAATTTATTAATACCCTGAAAACCTTTGCCATAGTTTAAGCCTATATCTTTAAACTTTTCATAGCATTTCTCGCCTTCCCAATATTCATTAAAATTGTTTTGCAAAGAAATAATATCTGTAAACTTTGGATGATGTATTATTGTTCCTAATTTACCTGTGGATTTCAATTTATTTTCGCGATCACCAGATTCAATTTCATACAGAATTTTATCTTCTTTTTCCTTTACATTAATAACAACCTCAGCTATGGTATTTTTTGCGATTTCTAAAGGATTGACCCAAGTAACCTGATGGACTTCTGTAATTTTTTTCCCCTGGCTCAATTCAGCAGCTGCTCTTGCCAATTCAAGATAAGCTACTCCTGGAAAAACAAAGTTTTCTCCGACTTTATGATCAGAAATTGACGGTTCTTTATCATTTAGTATACTTTTAAACTGTTGCTGCGAAAAATCTGAAGTATTGCGATGTACCAAAGGGTGAAGCTTTCTTTCATTGATGATGTTTTCTTTCGTATACCAATATGATTTTCTTTCGAAGCAATATCCCGGCAGACTAATTTTTGAGCATTGCTCCTGTGCGTATAATGCCTTCCACTCGATGACATGACCGTTGATCCACGCTTTTCCGAGAACATCCCAATTTTTATTTTCTATTGCAACTATAATTTTTTCATAATCAATGGGCTCATCTTTATCATCATGATAAAAAACAGGCTGTCCGAGTTTCTGTTTTAAATCTTCAAGATTCTCAGCAATAATGAATCTTTTTTTCTCCATCATCTTTCTGCCCAACTGTAAAGTATAAGCCAGATTATATAGATTGGTTTCCGGATTTTGCTCCAGATGTAACCTCAATTTTTTACAATAATCAAGCAATTGCTGCTCTGTTTTGGCGGACAATGGAATAAGAGCTGCTCCTTTGTTTTGGTATTTTTTTTCAACTTTTTTATATTCCTCTACAATGGTCACGACATTCGTTCCGCTGAAACCAAAACCACTCACCGTTGCCCTTCGCGGATCATCGTTTTTTTGTTTCCAGAATTCCAGTGATTTCTGTATTTTAAACGGACTGTTTTCTACATCAATCAGTGCATTGGGATTTTCAAAATTCAGGCTTGGAAAAAGTGATTTATTTTTAATAGCTAAAATCATTTTAATAACCCCGGAAACTCCTGCCGCCATTACAGAATGTCCCATATTGGTCTTCACACTTCCCAGACTGCAAAAATTCTTTTCCGCTGTAAAATTCTTAAAGGCCGCGTCCAAAGCTCCAAATTCTATTGGATCTCCGAGACGTGTTCCGGTTCCGTGAGCTTCCACACAACCAATTGATTCAGGATTAATTTTAAACTTTTGAAAAGCTTCCGTTAATAAATTTTGCTGAGCCCTCCCATTAGGAGCCGTAATCCCGTTGGTGCTGCCATCCTGATTGGTATATGTTCCCCTGATAACGGCATGAATCTGATCATCGTCTTTTTCGGCATCTTCAAGACGCTTTAAAATCAAAACTCCGACCGCCTCACCAGGTACAAAACCATTGGCTCTGGAGTCAAAAGCATAGCATTTTCCTTCAGGAGAAAGCATTTGCGCTCTTGATGCTTTTCTGTAAAAATGATGTCTGGTCTCAATCCACGCACCACCAGCAATGGCAACGCTGCTCTCCCCGCTCATTAAACTGTTACAGGCGAGATGAATAGCCGTAAGCGAGCTTGAACATGCTGTATCTACGGCGATTGCAGGGCCTTTCGTATTCAGAAAATAAGACATTCTTGCCGCAAAAACAGCAGGATCATTTCCCCACCATGAGGATGCTTCCTCCGCCTCTGTTCCTATATAATCGCTAAGCCCCGACGTCGCAAAAACACCACAACGAATCGTCTTTAGCACCTCCGGATCAATTCCTGCATCTTCCAGCGCTTTCCATGTTTCTTCAAGAAATAATCTCTGCTGAGGATCCATCACCTCAGCATCGCGTCCCGAAATACGAAAAAATGCAGGATCAAACTGATCGATATTCTCTAAAAAAGAGCCCCATTTTGAATATGATTTTTGGGCATCATTTCTGTCCGTTGTATAATATTCATCAATACTCCACCTGTTGTCCGGCACTTCTCTGATAAGACTTTTACCGTTTTTCAGCACTTCAAAAAATTCATCAACAGAATTGGCTGAGCCAAATTTTCCGCTCATACCGATTACAGCAATCAGGTCTTTATGATGATCCGGTTCGATTTTTAAAGGAGTGCTGAATTCAGAAATAAATTCATCCTTTTTTTCTTTCTTAATGATATATTTTTCTACAATAAGATCGGCAAGTGCTGATATATTGGGATAACTGAAAAGTTCGATCGCCTTTAGATCAATATTAAGGTTGTCGTTTATTTGCTTAACATACGTCTGTACGGCAGATCCGCGGAGTCCATATTCAAGGAAAGGCAGCTCAGTGCTGATATTCGACGAAGATATCTTTAAAATATCTGCCACCGCTTTTGATAAAAAATCGATCATACTTTTTTTATCAGAAGGTCTGTCATTCACGATTAAATCAGCATTGTTTTTCTGAATGATATCGTTTACATTAAAATTAGTAGAATTCATTTTGCATTAAATATTTTGTCAAGAATTTTTAAAAAGAAAGCCTTCCTCCGATTATAAAATCAGAGAAAAAAAATCGTAAAAAGGTTAAATTATAGTACCGAATTTTAGAACAGACTTATGCTAAGCAGCATTTTAGGAATCTATTCCTTAGTAAATTGATTGCAGTCATAGTA
The sequence above is a segment of the Chryseobacterium sp. MYb264 genome. Coding sequences within it:
- a CDS encoding SDR family NAD(P)-dependent oxidoreductase encodes the protein MNSTNFNVNDIIQKNNADLIVNDRPSDKKSMIDFLSKAVADILKISSSNISTELPFLEYGLRGSAVQTYVKQINDNLNIDLKAIELFSYPNISALADLIVEKYIIKKEKKDEFISEFSTPLKIEPDHHKDLIAVIGMSGKFGSANSVDEFFEVLKNGKSLIREVPDNRWSIDEYYTTDRNDAQKSYSKWGSFLENIDQFDPAFFRISGRDAEVMDPQQRLFLEETWKALEDAGIDPEVLKTIRCGVFATSGLSDYIGTEAEEASSWWGNDPAVFAARMSYFLNTKGPAIAVDTACSSSLTAIHLACNSLMSGESSVAIAGGAWIETRHHFYRKASRAQMLSPEGKCYAFDSRANGFVPGEAVGVLILKRLEDAEKDDDQIHAVIRGTYTNQDGSTNGITAPNGRAQQNLLTEAFQKFKINPESIGCVEAHGTGTRLGDPIEFGALDAAFKNFTAEKNFCSLGSVKTNMGHSVMAAGVSGVIKMILAIKNKSLFPSLNFENPNALIDVENSPFKIQKSLEFWKQKNDDPRRATVSGFGFSGTNVVTIVEEYKKVEKKYQNKGAALIPLSAKTEQQLLDYCKKLRLHLEQNPETNLYNLAYTLQLGRKMMEKKRFIIAENLEDLKQKLGQPVFYHDDKDEPIDYEKIIVAIENKNWDVLGKAWINGHVIEWKALYAQEQCSKISLPGYCFERKSYWYTKENIINERKLHPLVHRNTSDFSQQQFKSILNDKEPSISDHKVGENFVFPGVAYLELARAAAELSQGKKITEVHQVTWVNPLEIAKNTIAEVVINVKEKEDKILYEIESGDRENKLKSTGKLGTIIHHPKFTDIISLQNNFNEYWEGEKCYEKFKDIGLNYGKGFQGINKLYLKNREALAVIHLAKSKEIRWTIGALDSALQCCVGLFLHNGGDELILPFRLEKAIFYDEIPESFYCHIKVENQNSSGKSENFTIRLIGNEGNIISELDGVIFAKVKQTNSEKPVSVVKNNFSNGQERQIIPENKNIRELVTQQVRVFAADIVKFDISTIQADQDFMSYGFDSATLVKLSGDLNAYYDIHLTPALFYSYSSINELVDFLEENHTDQLEKKYVKNIDHSHHSEIQIPENTNLDTPEISADFDDEDDNTVAIVGISGRFPGCDNLDDFWQKLYDNQNMISEIPADRWDWRSFYGDPAVDSSKTKVKWGGFISDIDKFDALFFGISPAEAALMDPQQRIFMEAVYTALEDGGIAYSDLKGSDTGVFVGTWTNDYEMLLQENEDLYLQGLIPSGTVHSILANRVSYLLDLHGPSEPIDTACSSSLVAIHRAVEHIYSGRCKMAIAGGVNAILSPETSLYISNANMLSKDGNCKPFDASANGYVRSEGVGAVILKRLKDAEKDGDHIYAIIRGTAENHGGRANTVTSPNPLAQAELLLEAYQSAGVDPSNVSYIETHGTGTSLGDPIETEGLKMAFSRLYKERGLEISENTCSIGSVKANVGHLESASGMAGIIKVLLAMKHKILPGNPLLSEPNPYLRLEGSPFHLQKETEIWTTSDNRPRIAGISSFGFSGVNAHIILEEYRKKERSQQAHTGKMMIPLSAQNKERLQQRAKDLLHYLNHHPDTNFLSIAYTLQVGRESMHEKAVFLAENSHELKWQLKCFLRNEVSDYIVKPSQEKNSTDEFHTADLLFSDLNISELKKTAQSWVNGTKIDWLKLYKDKIPHKIQLPTYPFNRKRHWFSAEKKVKETIPPFSHPILGQDYSTEELIDFEFKFKGDEKYLIDHKVDGKVVFPGTAYLEVVCAVVRNSNQQKNIQLKNSSWISPLFSKEEEQVLHLQIDKNSGEYRVKSNTDLYAKGTVNFTHEISQPLTQNISKIISNLRFHKTGKEYYEILHENGLQYGSGYQGIQKIYYDKGLSLAEISLDAGKDFMIAPPLVDNALQATIGTLLIDKMETLLVPAGVKYTNIYDTLPDKIWSYVRRNPTHDEVYSFDITITDHSGNVLIELIELMVNPLIKKEKNVKAQDNIYTRIYDYSWQKSSPQNSTAEKKDFQHLFLLDSISQNFVNLLETNLNSTVTVLSNQEKEELFITILNKLKTIRKGRILFLYDNKDEHKFAYLSGLLKTLRLENPYVSGSLLSVDGLLSENRSYDIIESIKKETLNDEVEIKITGNERLIKKLVPLSTDTVLPSIAKVGGVYVITGGAGGLGKIFSEYLAETKDTEIIIVGRKPENEVVITRSNIHYISCDIAHRENVAGLVQKIKFRFGKITGIIHGAGVIHDSYIAGKTEEEVKKVFAPKVQGLTHLDEETKNENLDFFILCSSIASVAGNIGQADYASANAWMDNFATQRNKMQQNGLRKGVCRSINWPLWQDGGMHIDQNTASILEEKWGMLPMPTSEGVAAMEAMLHHKVDQGVVVYGNKEFLSDGEKRQQVTSLADKPSNDELPVMTKKEAGEYILSVIAEILDYDKEELSTDAELRSYGFSSYLLVRFSNELNTFYDINEPSSIFYNYPTINDLVDFLWENHQGKLVMKHHKNNDQDLKIESADFRAYTVDFNEIDSLPEEHSEKEFDTGEELENSVAIVGIAGRFPGAENVDEFWNMLKNNEYAITEIPEERWNWKEYYGNSAENIRKTEVKWGGFIKDVDQFDAEYFGITPNEATLMDPQQRITIETVYTALEDANITPSSLKGSNTGVFIGVMNNDYAVMLRRNPELGRQPHAGIGNSDAMLANRISFLLDLHGPSVPVKTACSSSLIAIHRAAEKIRNGKCDHAIAGGVNTVLIPDTTLMINNAGMLSQDGRCRSFDDRANGYVRSEGVGIVILKSFKKAKQDGDFIYGLIRGGAENHGGKASSLTAPNPKSQRDLLIEAYRKSNINPSRISYIEAHGTGTALGDPIEIEGLKMAFETLYKEKDQKITPSGCAVGSVKANIGHTESASGVAGLIKVLMAFKHKTLPGNPQLINPNQYLQTEGSPFYLLSETIPWNSDQAKMAGISSFGFGGANAHLIVQEYHNMHQKIDHTGSAVILLTAKNKERLTEYVKLLKEKIVSDSSLNIHSIALTLQSGRDFLEERVGWIAEDLNDLLYQINAYLEGEEPVFCGNILQGKASLKILNEAVDENEKIRMIAESNFRSLLNLWCVGADIPWNLLYGDLKPDRIKLPTYPFERKRFWIPDLKNEVKSTASAPEKESQNIENHIQKIVADIVKKPVGTMNVKSDFFEFGLDSVSGWELIRSINKQLDIRMDFHVLYDYTTIESLAAFVEKEMMMSKVVN